The Ailuropoda melanoleuca isolate Jingjing unplaced genomic scaffold, ASM200744v2 unplaced-scaffold35301, whole genome shotgun sequence genome includes the window CCGGTAGCGATTCCGTGAGAAGTGACAGAAAATGGCTCCTCGTAAGggtaaggaaaagaaggaagaacaggtaATCAGCCTGGGCCCTCAAGTCGCAGAGGGTGAGAATGTGTTTGGAGTGTGCCACATCTTCGCTTCCTTCAACGACACTTTCGTCCATGTCACTGATCTCTCTGGCAAGGAAACCATCTGCCGGGTGACTGGTGGGATGAAGGTGAAGGCCGACAGAGATGAATCCTCCCCATATGCTGCCATGTTGGCGGCCCAGGACGTGGCCCAGCGGTGCAAGGAGCTGGGTATCACTGCCCTCCACATAAAGTTGCGTGCAACAGGTGGAA containing:
- the LOC117798813 gene encoding 40S ribosomal protein S14 yields the protein MAPRKGKEKKEEQVISLGPQVAEGENVFGVCHIFASFNDTFVHVTDLSGKETICRVTGGMKVKADRDESSPYAAMLAAQDVAQRCKELGITALHIKLRATGGNRTKTPGPGAQSALRALARSGMKIGRIEDVTPIPSDSTRRKGGRRGRRL